Part of the Cervus elaphus chromosome 18, mCerEla1.1, whole genome shotgun sequence genome is shown below.
TGCTTTGAGAATACGCGCAACTGTTTAGATTTTACCAGGAGTGGAATAGTGAGTAATTTGAGTAAAACAATGTTTGTATCTACCACACATCTACTTGTTTAAGCTGAAAAGGGGTCGACTTCAAGCAGCAAAATCTGTACCACAGACACCTCTTTTGACAATGCTGGTATTTGAGAGGgatattcaaattttattatcAGCTGGCTGCTTAAGTTTTTTCATGTACAGCATAGAAAACACATTGGGCAAAATCTTCAACGTTATCAGGTTAAGATGGTTTTCTAATAAGAGCAGTTTTAGTACTTTTGTTCTCTACAGCAGTTGTACATAAGATGTTaatcattttacctttttataaaaggaagcgaaagtgaagttgctcagccgtgtctgactctttgcaaccccatggactatagcccaccaggctcccctgtccgtgggattctccaggcaagaatactagagtgggttgccatttccttctccaggggatcttcccgacccagggataaaagGAAGGCCATTGAGTAAATCTGTTTTTCACTCATTTATCCACACAATGAACAGAGTGGTCTGAATCAGCTGTGCATCAGAGTTGCACAAACATCAGTGGTTACATATTTCTCTTGAAAGGTTACAGGAGGTCCTAAGGAGGTAAATTCTGTGACACAGTGTaaagcagagaaataaaggaaaacaaaaaagccaaGTTTATTGTGGACTTTTCTCTCTCAGATATAGCTTAGTATGCTAAATGTCTCTACCAACAAATGAATTTATAATAACAAGTATATTGTCAGTTTGATTCTATAAGAATAAAacagtaattatattttaaaaactcattaaatTTTATAAGATTTGTGGTTCTCTCATGCTAGGGtgccttttctctttatttgtttaaaagaatTCTTATTTAATAGGAGGTTGAGTGGTCATTTTTAATAGCAGTATATAGCATCTAAGGGACAGAGTATAAACAAACACTAGAGTAATGAATGCTTATCTGTCTGAATTCTAAATGATAGGAAACTTAAATGTTTACTTTGATGTTAAGtatttcccttttccccacaatACCCTAGAGTGGATTATTTAGAAACAGTTTTCCTTAGAATTAACAAGGAGACAtcttaaaatcttttattatCAAAAGAATTACATAAATTATAAAGAATTTTAGTAAGTATAAATATAGAAATCTGATATATATTAAATACTATACTAGATTAGAGGAAATGTGTAGCCTGATAGTGTATTAATGTTACAGGCAAACAATTACTTCTCACAGAGAACTGTTTCTTTAACCACACAGAAATTAGATGCTGCCAAATTATAtgtaactgtgaaaaataaatgaattttagacAACGAATCTATCAGCTATAACAGTTCAAGAGCACCATTTTGTGATTAACTCTCTTCTACATAATGTGTGCCTGCAACATTACTATTATTCAGGCATTTGAGATTTTAGTCAGATTTTTATAcatcttttaaatatcttttattcCAAAAGTTTCCTCTTAAGATTTTATTcaggcaataaaaaaaaaaaaaaaaaaggaatcttatTCAACTGTGAGataattacaatttaaaatgaCAGGTGCTTACATggtctatttttgctttcataaCATTAGGTCGAAGTCTGTCAGGTTTGGTCTTTTTAGTGACTATGGGGCAGCTGCCACTTCTGTTTTATACCCTCACTTGGGCTTCTTACTCCCTGAGACTACTCTATTCACCAGGATGCTTCTGGAGCCTGAATTTTTAATCTGTTTCATCTGTCTCCTTTCACCAGTTTTACCACTATTTCTCATGTACTCTGGATTTGGTGAGTACCAGGAGTTTTGTTTATTTAGTATTATTTAGTAGTTCTATAGTTTTagcttatatttttaaacattcatgttcattttatatttcaatatttgtttttattcacaCAGTAATTTCTTGCTTATTCCTTTTTACATCTCAGTCTTCTCCTTTGGGTTTAATTTTTAGTTCACTTGTTTGCTGCTCAAGGGTGCTGACCACTTCTGGGCTTTGAGCTGCCTTGGATTGACTCCTACTTGTAACAGTCCGGTCTTGCTTATGTTTGGGAACTCTTTCTTCTTCAACTTCATCTcacctgctttctgtctctcaaGGATAAGTTATTGTCTCATGAATCCCATCTTATGGTCTAAAGCAGATGTcgattcatttattttaaaatacctctTTTCTATCATCCGAGGATTAAAGGGGGATACCCTGGCATATGCTCAGACCTCAGTCTTGAAGTGAAAGTCTTACAAGTGTTGAtctctacattttttttcaatcatgAGTGTAACAATAAAAAATCAGGCCAAATAGCTTTTACCTGCAGAAATATAATCATTTCTCCTAACTGTCCATGATGATAAGTCTGAAAAGGaactctcaaggaggagaaagaacaTGTGTGGAGTCATATCTTGGAAAAAATTCTTGATTCCATCACTTTCTGTTAGACTTTAGGAAGTTGTTTAACTTCCTTTATGGTCACCTTATGTATTTGGAGATTACATAAACAAAGATTATATTTTCCATAGATGTTAGCTTCCTTTTTTGCTATATGGATAATAAAGAATTAAACATCTTAAATTCCTACTTGTGTCATAACTTCATCTTCCactgcattaaaataaaaattgtccaGTAAATGGCAtagcttgattttgtttttaccaTTACTTGTGATCAcactgagttttaaaatattattttggctTTTCCCTTATGCTAATGATATACCAGTGGAATAATATAGTTGACTCTTCGTTTTTGTGGTTCCTCCACATTattgtggattcaaccaaccatgcaTCGTGCAGTAAATTCAgcatttactactgaaaaaaatctgcatgtatgtgtgctggTTCAATACAAACCTTTGTCGTTCAAGAATCAGTTGTATATTAGAGCTGTCAACAAATCTGGAAACTTCTAAACTATGTACTTTCAAATAAATTCATAGTAATTGATAAGGATTCTAATTTTGATAAAAAGCCGGACAAACAGATTACATAATATAAACTCTGACTGGACTTTAAATAAATGCACTGGAATAGCCTTATTTTAGTTAATTAAGGATTTTTGAAAGAGCACAATttcctcctttaaaaattttgttaactACTGGGTATCCATTAAGAagcttatacaaaaataaaatcaacataattaattttggaaaaacaaCACTACATTGTATTACATTGCTTTAGAAAGGTAATATGTTgctttcaaaaagataaaaagaaaatctttttttcatcTAAAATAACAGCTCTACATGGTTACAATTGGTCTGCCATCAATATAGCCACTGCTGAATGTCACTTATTTAGCTACAAAAATTAAGGCTTGGATATAATGAAAGGACAATATTACAggcacaaataaaatttaaaaactactttAAAGTCAGGAAACTCAACTTATAACCAATAATTCAGccatatagtgtatatatatatatatatatatatatatataatatatatatatataaataaataaaaagacccttCTGGGATAACATATAATGGCTTATCATACATTCAAATCAAGCCAGCTTTTCAGGAACTTATTTAAGTAGAAGATTTACGGTCTTAATGACCTAAAGCATAGTGTTTTGGGAATAAGAAATATGGAATGATGGTTTGTGCTCTAACTATCTTAAGAATAATtacttcttgttttgtttgtccTAGGTGGAAAGAAAGGCTTATCAGAAAGAAATACAGTTCTGACCTACAGTTTGAGATCTGGCTACAAATAAAGAGCTGGCTTAGGGGTACCTTATTTGGTAAATGACCAGAGCCCTAAGCTAAAAAAGGATCCCATGGAggtttttattttcagagaacAAAAACCCTTGGCTAGGTAGAAAAGGTcatggaaagaggaagaaaggaggagtCATTCATTTCTTGTTTGTATTCTGACTTATTAATTTgtaattgagatataactgatagTATAATACTAATGATAATTTAGGGTATACAACAAAATGATAAgtgtatgtattgtgaaatgattaccccaataagtttaaataaaaatcacctcacatagtttaaaatttttttttcctctgagaattTTTAAGCTCTAAGCAACTCTcaaatataatacagtattgctaTTTCTTTTGGTCTACACTCAGAAGATATATTGAGGTGGGGGAATTAAGCTGACCCTGAGGAAGAGAGCTGAGAGATACACGCAGAGAAATCAGATGCTGGTCACGTGGCTTAAACCCACGGACAAGCTGTGCCTTGACCTAGAACTACGTGAGTCAACATGATCTCTTTTACTGCTTGAGCCTGTCTAAGCTTGGTTTAGTTATTTGCAATAAAGAGTCCTAACCAATAAAATATTACAATTAAATCTTCCATGAATTGTAAATTAATATTTGTAGCTTGCGACAACCAATTTTTAACACAATACAAAAATATTCCCCCAAGGCTGAAATTATCCATAGTTCTCAAAGGttctttttaatctttacatGGATGGGAAGACAGGAGAAAGATACAGTGGCTGGAAATCTTCATGACCACATCCTACCACAGATGCTGGATCTATTACAGTGGCAAAGAATAATGTGTTCCTTTATTTTGGGTTTTTATATCAGTATGGTATATAATATCTAAAAATTACCCCAAACTTCccaaaaaccaccaccacacattTCAAGAAATCCAGTATTTGTGCTGAAGGTATGGGTAAACCCCCCTAATTTTAAAGGACCTGAGTTAACTGCTTTCAGATAGCACCCTTGAAAAGTTGTCAATAAAGTGTTGGAACAAAAGTACTACTTTCTTTCCCAGTGTTCTCCAAATCCTACTGAAACTGAATCTATGAAGCATAAAATCCTCTTTAGTCTTAAACATAGTAAAAGCTACTATTTATTGACTATTATTATATGTCAGGTACTGTGCAAAATGCTTCaaatatatttactcattttatttctaatttctttcttcttttagcaGGACTTATTTGAAAATTCCAAATTAAACATTATGGACACTTTCCAGAATATGGCCATGAAAAGATAATCTTGGGATTAATATGAGTGCCTCATTTTACGACGATTTCTTGTCTTCCAACATTTGTAGTTTCCATCTAATACAGCTAGAAAGGTTGCAACTGACTGGTTAATTTCTAAGGCTGGACTCTGACCTTCATTTGAGAGCTTGTAATCAAAGCCAAAACACTGGAAAACTCCAAATGTACCATGATCTCAATCACACCAAGAAACCAAATGACTGGTAGAGCCCTTACAGCAATCTGCCTCAATAATCTTGCTCAGAAAGATCACTACAGACAGAGAAGTTTACAAATTTCAAAGGCAAAGTTATTCAAAATGTGGTATGTGAATCTGGCACCAGTCTGCAAACTGTTACTAGCACAGGACAACATTTTTTGTGTTAAGTACAAAGTCTAGTTcagctaactttttaaaaaaactgcaagATACTCTTGATGAAGGAGACTGTGTTGACTTATTTTCTAGCCCCGCCTCTTTACCCACCAAGAACTGCTAACAGCGTGTGAATCAGCTCTTTCGAGCAACACTGCTCTAGACTTCAATTTTGgctgttatctctaatttttctgTTCCTGATACCACACAAAATGTAAGTAAATTAATAACCAATTACTTAGCTTGAACagttaaaaaacaatagaaaaagcaataaaaatcagCAATTGACCTCACCTTTGACAGAAGCAATTTCACGCAGGAAACATGACCTTCATAGACGGCAGACAGAAGAGGTGTGATATGATGTTTATCTGGAGCCTATGAAAGAATGAGATATAGATCACTttatccatttttcattttttccttctctctagaTCATTAGGGAATGCTTGTAAATAATTGAAAATCAATGTTCTGCCATTTTTAGCCTCTTATAGAGCTGACAGAGGTGTAGGCCCACAAGCAGTTTCTCCTTAGAAGTCAGCACAGTGAAACAGGGAGCAGGACTTTGACCCCAGCGCAGATCTGGACTCTGGCACTTAACTGTGTGACTAGTTACTTAATCTCTCCGAGCCTCAACTCCCCACTACTGAAGGCATGCCAGTGTGGAGAGGTAAGAGAGGCCCACAATTGGGTCAGGTGACACGGCAGTCCCTGCGATGTGAAAAGTTCATCTCACTTGCTGTTATGGTTaaacatttttctgaaactctgaaATGCAGAAGCTACAAAAGGCAAGAATCAAGAGATAACTGCTGCCTAACCATTGTCCAAAAATCCACTTTTAGATTTTTCGTATGACTACAGGGCCTACCCTCCATTGGGTGATAGCCATTTGCCACCTACAGATGGTGATTAACTCTCAAACTGCTTTAGAACATGAAAAGGAAGCATGAACCATCTATCCACGCCTCTCACCCACCAGttttatcagtttaaaaaaataaacttgttttgcttatttaaaaaaaaaaatcacaatcatATATTTCTAAGCTACAGAAATTTGGCAAAATTTCAGACTATATTCTTACTTCACATGAGATTTCCACCAGCAACTATCTTATAAATCTACTGAAAACAACTACCCAAAAGCATACAACAGGAATTTTTTTCTAGAATGATAATGTTCTTTACATACATTAATATCTGCTCCTTTCAGCAGCAGAAATTCCAGGATTTCAAGCTGCCCACAATCTGCTGCATAATGAAGAGGCTTTCTTCCACCTTCTAGTGTCCGGTTGACATCTTCTCCCTTAGAAGCCAAATGAAAACAGTATTCGTAAGGATGGCAGACTGAATGAAGAAGGGAAATAAGGCATCTGCTATCTTTACTTTCTTAAATATACAAGGGTTTCATCAAAGAATTACATTTCCTGCAAAGTGAAACAAGCAACCAAGAACTTGAAATTAAATTCTGCACAATCGTTAGCACACAGTATGACCGCAATTCAAACCATTAGTCaagctgaaaacaaacaaacaaaaaatgctaaaTGTAATGAAATATATTACTGTGCTCtatttcttaagtgaacaatgcaaagaaacagaataaaacaacagaatgggaaagcctagagatctcttcaagaaaatcagagataccaagagaatatttcatgcaaagatgggcacagtaaaggacagaaatgatatggacctcatagaagcagaagatattagaggtggtaagaatacacagaagaactgtacaaaacagatcttcacaacccagataatcacaagggTATGATCGCTTacttacagccagacatcctggaaggtgaagtcaagtgggccttaggaagtatcactatgaatgaaactagtggaggtgatggaattccagtggagctatttcaaatcctaaaagaagatgctgtgaaagtgctgcactcaatacgccagcaaatttggaaaactcagcagtggccacaggactggaaaaggtcagtttttattccaatcccaaagaaaggcaatgccaaagaatgctcaaataccacacaattgcactcatctcacatgctagtaaagtaatgctcaaaattctccaagtcgggcttcaacagtacatgaaccatgaacttccaggtgttcaagctagatttacaaaagccagaggaaccagagatcaaattgccaacatccactggatcattgaaaaagcaagagttccagaagaacatctatttctgctttactgactatgccaaagcctctgactgtgtggatcacaataaactgtggaaaattctgaaagagatgggaataccagaccacctgacttgcctcttgagaaatctgtatgcaggtcaagaagcaacagttataactggacatggaacaacagactggttccaaatcgggaaaggagtacgtcaaggctgtatactgtcatcctgcttatttaatttgagagtacatcatgagaaatgctgggttggcagaagcacaagctggaatcaagactgccaggagaagcatcaataacttcagatatgcagacgacaccacccttgtggcagaaagtgaagaagaactaaagagcctcctaatgaaagtgaaaaagttggcttaaaacttaacattcagaaaactaagaccatggcatctggtcccatcccttcatggcaaatagatggggaaatagtgacagactttatttttttgggctccaaaatcactgcagatggtgactgcagccatgaaattaaaagatgcttattccttggaagaaaagttatgaccaacctagctgctgctgctaagtggcttcagtcgtgtccgactctgtgcgaccccatagacggcagcccatcaggctccgctgtccctgggattctccaggcaagaatactggagtgggttgccatttccttctccagaccaacctaaacagcatattaaaaagcagagacattactttgcaacaaaggtctgtctagtcaaagctatggttattccagcagtcatgtatggatgtgagagttggactataaagctgagcactgaagaattgatgtttttgaactgtggtgttggagaagactcttgagagtcccttggactgcaaggacatccaaccagtccatcctaaaggaaatcagtcctgaatattcattggaaggactgttgctgaagctgaaactccaatactatggccacctgatgcaaagaactgactcattgaaaaagaccctgacgctgggaaagattaaggcaggaggagaagggggcgacaggggatgagatggctggatggcatcaccaacacgatggacatgagcttgagtgaACTCATGGACAAGGAAGCATGgagtgctgcaggtcatggggtcgcaaagagtcggacacaactgagcgactgaactgaactaaactgcttcactgactacactaaagcctttgactgtgtagatcacaacaaactgtggaaaattcttcaagagacggaaatatcagaccaccttacctgcctcctgtgaaacctgtacacaggtcaaggagcaacagttagaacaaactggttccaaattgggaacggagtacatcaaggctgtatattgtcaccttgtttaacttacatgcagagtataatgctgagctgggtgaagcacaagctggaataaagattgccgggagaaatatcaataatcttagataggcagatgataccacccttatggcagaaagcaaagagtaaagattaaggtggggaaacaatggcagtgacagactttcttttcttgggctccaaaatcgctgtcatcagtgactgcaaccacaaaattaaaagacacttgctccttggaagaaaatgataaacctagacagtgtattaaaaagcagagacattactttgctacaaagttctgtatagtttttccagtagtcatgtagggatgtgagagctggataataataaaggctgagcgccgaagaattgatgccttcaaactgtgatgttggagaagactcttgagagtcccttggacagcaaggagatccatccagtcaatcttaaaagaaatcaaccctgaatattcacaggaaggactgtgatgctgaaggtgaagctacaatcctttggccacctcatgcaaagagccgactcactggaaaagaccctgatgctagaaaagactgaaggcaggagaagggggtgacagaggatgagatggttggatggcatcaccgactcaagggacatgagtctgaacaaactctgggagatggtgaaggacagggaagcctggcgtgctgcagtccgtggggtcacaaagtccgaaacaagtgagcgactgaacaacaacagggctCCTTATACAGTAAAT
Proteins encoded:
- the MTPN gene encoding myotrophin translates to MCDKEFMWALKNGDLDEVKDYVAKGEDVNRTLEGGRKPLHYAADCGQLEILEFLLLKGADINAPDKHHITPLLSAVYEGHVSCVKLLLSKGADKTVKGPDGLTAFEATDNQAIKALLQ